In Sphingomonas sp. JUb134, the sequence CGACGCTGTGTCGCCCGAGATCGGGCAATGGGTGCCCCGCACGCCAGTGGTACTGCGCATTCTGTTCGTCCCCGCTCTTCCTGCGGGGGCGGGCGACTTCACCCAGGTCTAGAAACGGGAGTGAGGGCGGCAGCGGAACTGACAACTTGTTGTTCTCCGGCGGCCCGACGCTTCGCCCGGGTCCGGAACAGAATGAAAACCATCGGGCGTCCTTTGTCCAGTACCCTGCCGGTCGCCGTGCATTCGAGGCTTCCGACCGACTTGCTTGTTGCGTCGCGACTCGGCATATGCCATCGTTCCCGCAATGTTCCGTGGAGGATGTTGTGGCGGACGGCAGTGCAATCGAATGGACGGATGCGACGTGGAATCCCGTGACGGGTTGCACGAAGATCACGTCCGGTTGCGACAACTGCTACGCCGCCCGCTTCTCTGAGCGGTTCAGGGGAGTCCCCGGTCACCCGTTCGAAAGCGGTTTCGACCTGACGCTTCGTCCCGAGCGGCTTCGGCAGCCGCTGTCTTGGCGACGGCCGCGCATGATCTTCGTGAATTCCATGAGCGACCTCTTCCACAAGGAGGTTCCCGTCGCCTTCGTGAACCAGGTGTTCGATACGATGGAGCAGGCGGATTGGCACGTGTTCCAGGTGCTGACCAAACGCAGTTCCCTGATGCGCGACTACCTTCAGCAGCGGTATGCCGATCGTTCGCCGCCGGCGAACGTGTGGCTCGGCGTGTCGGTCGAGGCGGCAGCGGCGAAGTCCAGGATCGAACATCTGCGACAGGCGCCCGCGGCCGTGCGCTTCCTGTCGATCGAGCCGCTCATCGCGCAAGTCGGCGCGATGGACCTGACCGGCATCCACTGGGTCATTGCGGGCGGTGAGAGCGGTCCTGGCGCCCGTCCGATGCACATCGATTGGGCACGCGAGGTGAGGAACGAGTGCTCGCGGCAGGGCGTCGCGTTCTTCTTCAAGCAATGGGGGGGCCTGCGGCCAAAGACGGGTGGTCGCGAGCTGGACGGCAGAGAGTGGAACGAGATGCCGCGGCGGACTGCCGCCTGAAACGCGCCTGACTGCTCGATAGTGCTCACACTGTGCCGATGACGCACGATGCTGACGCCGGACCGGGGAGGAACTTCTCCTGGTCGTCCAGCGCGCCTGAACACGTCGCTTGTTGACTTGCTTCATGCCCGCTCGAGTTCGACGGCGGTTGCGGGTTGATGCCGATCCGACATAGAACAAACCGAGAAAACGGTTGCTTGGAGAGTCGTAACGTGTCCATCGCCCTTACTGCGTCGTCCAGACGCTACCTCGCCGCTCTGGCTGATGAACTCGACATCAGTGATACCCGCTACGAGCAGGCCGAGCAGAGCTACATGTCGCTTGGACGATGGCTGAACCGCCCGGACTCGACGATAAGCCACTACGATCCGGTGGTGTACGTGCAGGGGTCGTTCGGACTGGGTACGGTGATCAAGCCGCTGAGCGACGCGGAGGAGTACGACGTCGATTCCGTATGTGAACTAAAGCTACTGGCGAAGACGCAGAAGACGCAGCAGCAGCTGAAGACGATGCTCGGCGTGGAGATCGAGGCCTATCGACGGTCGAAGGGCATGCTGAAGCCGCTGCACGAGGGCCGGCGTTGCTGGACCCTCAATTATGCCGACGGTGCACAATTCCACATGGACGTCGTGCCGGCACTCCCGAACGGCACTTCCGCCAGGAAACTTCTCGAGGCTTATCGACTCGAAACCCGATGGACGGGAACCGCGATCGGCATCACCGACAACGAGCGGCACGACTACCGTCACATCACCGAGGACTGGCCGCGATCAAACCCCAAAGGGTATCTGGAATGGTTCAGGTCACGGATTATCGTGGTGCTGAACGAGCGGAAGCGGGTTCTCGCGAAATCCTTGAACGCCAGCGTTGAGAAGATCCCGGACTACAAGGTTCGCACTCCCCTCCAGGCTTCGATCATGATCCTGAAGAGGCATCGCGACATCATGTTCGAGAATGATGGGATCAACTGCTGCCCAATCTCGATCATCATCACGACCCTGGCGGCTCATGCCTATGGTGGACAGGAGGACGTCGGCGACGCCCTGCTGGCCATTCTGACCGGCATGGAGGCGTACATCCTGCGCGATCGGAACGGGCGGGCGCTGATCCCGAACCCGACCGATCCGATGGAGAACTTCGCGGACAAATGGGCGGAGCATCCAGAGCGTGAACGCGCATTCTTCAAGTGGCTTCGTCAGGCCCAAGCTGATTATGCCCGAGTGGCGGGGCTGGAGAGCGGCGCCCTGATCACGGAAACCCTTTCGCCGCAGATGGGTACCGCGCTGGCGAAGCGGGCTGAGACCCGGTTCCGCGGGGGATCGAGTTCGCTCCTGAGAGGCGCCACGGCAGCGGCTGCAAGTTCGTCGCCGTCCTTCGGCTCCGTTCCTCGGATACCAAGCAAGCCGAAGGGCTTCGCGTGATCTGGTGGCTCTCGCAGCCGAGCCGTGCTCGCAGCGAGCGACTTGCGATCGCCGAGTTGGAGGAGCGCTACGGTTGGCTGTCGGGGGTGAAGTGGGAAGTCAGAGAGGAGGCGCGCCTCGCAGCAGACTTCGAGATCGAACATCTCGGACAAGCGGTTGCCATGACGATCACCTTTCCCAGCTTCTTCCCCGACGTTCCGCCTCAGGTACGCCCGCGTGAGGAGATCTGGCTTTCGGGCCATCAGTATGGCGTCGGCGGCGAGCTCTGCCTGGAATACCGTCCGGATAATTGGGAACCCACGTACACCGGCGCGATGATGATCGAGAGCGCTCACCGGCTGTTGATCGGTGAGACGCCTTCAGAGGGCGTTGTGGCGGAAGTGGATACGGCCCACCGGGTCACGACCGCGCAGGAGATACGCAACGCCAAGTACCGGTTTATGCTGCCCGCCGCAGCCCGCGACGGGCTGAACGGTCTGCCCTTGTTCGCTCCGGTCCCATTCGAAATGTCGGAGCGCTACGAGGCCGGACATTGGCTCGCCGTGCCTCGCCGTTTCGGCGAGGAGAAGGCGCCACTCTGGTCATGCGATTCCGACACTCCCAGGAACCGTCGGCGCATGGGTTTCGCGTTCAGGCTTCCGGATGGCTTCCGAGACACGATCCGGTCGAGCTATGATTTCCTGGAGGCGCTTGGGAGCGTCGCAGGGTACGAAGCGCTTGCGGCGATATTAGCATCGTCGCCAGAGGAGGCGGCCTTCCTCATCGAATGCGGCGGTGACGTGCACGTCATGTCGTTGGCGCCGGGCGACGGGAAGCGGCCCATGTACCAATACCGTCTGGTCAATCTTCCTGATGCGGAGCGAAGGCTGGCGAACGAGTACCACCGTTTGGCCGGAGCATCCGTCGCGATAGTCGGTTGCGGTTCGGTGGGTTCCAAGATCGGCGCTTCGCTGGCACGCGCCGGCGTCGGCCGCTTCGTACTCGTCGACGGGGACATCCTGTATCCGGGCAATCTGGTCCGCAACGATCTGGACTGGGGGTCGGTCGGCCTCAACAAGCCGGATGCTGTTTCCAAGAGGATCCGGGACATCAGGCCTTCAACCGTCGTGGAGACGCGGCGTGTCCTGCTGGGAGGGCAGGAGAGTTCTGCCGCCACCGACGCCGCTCTGGTAGCCGTCGGCAAGTGCGACGTGATCATCGACGCGACGGCCGAAGGGCAGATCTTCAATCTCTGTGGCGCAGTCGCTCGGAACGAACGGAAGATCATGGTCTGGGGAGAAGTCTTCGCCGGCGGGATCGGCGGATTGGTAATGCGGCTGCGTCCCGACGTTGACCCGGTGCCGCATGCAGCGCGCCGGCAGATCATGGATTGGTGCACGGATCACGGCCGGCCGCCGCCGCAAGGCGATCAAGTCCAGTATGGACTGGCGTTGAACGAAGGCTCTTCGCCGTTGATCGCGGACGATGCCGATGTAGGCCTCGTGGCCGGTCACATGGCGCGCTACGCCATCGACTCGCTGTTGCGCCCCGAGAGCGTGTTCCCGCAGTCTGCGTACGCCATCGGTTTTCAGCGCGATTGGATCTTCGATGGCCCCTTCGACACGTGGCCGATCGAGTTACGTCCTGAGGGATGCTGGGGTCCTCAGAAGGACGACGACCTAAGCGGCGAACTGGCAGCCTTGGCAGCGGAGTTGTTTCCCGATGCTCAGACCGACCGGGCGGCATGAGGCTGTTCCTGCGTGAGGAAGTTCGACGGGGGCTGCATCGCGCGGTGAGCGCGGCTGGTCGCCTCGAGATCGGCGGAGTCCTCATGGCCGAGCAGATCGCTCCAGGATCCTTCCACGTCGTGGAGTTCACCACGGACGGGCGCACGGGCAGTTCGGCGCATTTCGTCCGCTCGGTTGATAATCATCGGGCGGCGCTGAAGGACTTCTTCCAGCGGACGGCATCCGATTTCGGACGCTTCAACTATCTCGGCGAGTGGCACTCGCATCCGAACCACCAACCGGTTCCGAGCACTGAGGATGTGTTCTCGATGGAGAGCTTGGTCTCCGGCGAACGCGACATCCCATTCGCGGTCCTGCTGATCGTTCAAGCCGGACGCCGGACGCTCGCCTGCACCGCGACCCTCTTCGAAAGGGACGGAGAACCTCGCCCGGTCGCAATATCTGACGTGCCCTTCACCGCGACAGGAGAGTAGCAATGTCGAAGACGAGCATACCACCCAGGATCGCTGCCGCGCTCTGGGCGCGCGCCGGCGGCAGATGCGAGTATCGCGGATGCAACGAGGATCTCGTCGGCGACCTGATCTCGAACAAGAGGAACGCCCTGTTCGGCTTCATCGCCCACATCGTTGCCGACAGCCGCGATGGCCCCAGAGGTGATCCCGTCCTGTCACCGAAGCTGGCGAAGGACATCGCCAACCTGATGCTGCTGTGCGGTAAGCACCACAAGATCGTCGATGTGGATGGCGTGGACGAACACCCGGTCGATGTCCTGTTGGCGATGAAGGATGCCCACGAGACCCGTATCGCTATCAACACCGGAATCGCAGAGGAGTACGGGTCCCATGTGCTCCGTTTCGGGGCGACTATCGGGAATCACGAGGCGCTGGTCTCCACCCAGGCGATCTTCGCGGCGATGCCTCCAGACCGTCATCCCGCGTCGAGCCAGACCATCGATCTGGAGATGCTCAACCAGGCGTTCAGGGATGACGAACCAGAGTATTGGGAACTGCAGCGCCGCAATCTGGACCGATTGTTCGCCGAGAAGGTCGGCGGCAGGATCGAGCGTCAGGAAATCAGGCATCTGAGCGTCTTCGCGCTCGCACCCCAGCCTCTCTTGATTGAGCTGGGGCGCCTGTTGAACGAGATCGTGCCTATCACCGTCCATAACCGGCATCGCGAACCCGCCACATGGAACTGGCAGCGTGATCGCCCACCTCTCGAGTACATTGTCTCCCGACCCCCGAAGGGCGCGTGCGGGAAGGTTGCCTTGAAACTGGCCGTGAGCGCCACGGTAAATGACGATCGATTGAAGAGCGTATTGGGAGAAGACGCGGCGATCTGGTCCGTCACGATCGCCACGCCTGGCAACGATGTCGTGCGTCGGCCCGAGGATCTGTCGGCATTCAGGACGACTCTTCGTTTGCTCTACGACGAGGTCAAGGCAAGGCACGGTGAGAGTGCCGTCATCAACGTTTTTCCGGCTCTACCTGCATCGCTAGCGGTAGAGACAGGGCGTGTATGGATGCCAAAGGCGGATCTCCCGCTGCTGATTCACGATCAGCAGCGGGAACGCGGATTCATACCGACTATCTCGATCGGAGCCGCTCGACATTCAAGCGGAAGGTCGCAATCCTAGTCACCTGGAACTGAAGTAAGTCGCATTGTATGCTGGCTCCGCTGATGAGGAGCTTGGCATGGCGAACGCGGGCGGCCGACCGACGATGCCTCTGGTGTTGGAGGCGGAGGAGCGGGACTATCTGGAGCGGCAGGTTCGCCGGCGGCGGGTGTCTCGCTCGATGTCGGAGCGGTGCCGTATTATCCTTCGCTGTGCGGACGGTATTCAGAGCAAGGTTGTCGCTGCTGAGTTGGGCGTGCACGAGCACACAGTCGGTAAGTGGCGACGGCGCTTCCTGAAGGACCGAGTTGAGGGACTGATGGACGAGGCTCGGCCCGGACGACCGAGAACGATCGACGATGATCAGGTTGCTGCCGTGATCGAGCGCACACTCCGCTCCACGCCAACTGACGCGACCCACTGGTCGATACGCTCGATGGCGGGTGCGACCGGCTTCTCCCACACGACGATCCGGCGCATCTGGTCGGCCTTTGGGCTGCAACCGCATCGGTCGGAGACGTTCAAGCTGTCGAGCGATCCCCTGTTCGTGGAAAAGGTCCGCGACATTGTCGGGCTCTATCTCTCCCCGCCTAACCGCGCGTTGGTGCTCAGCGTCGACGAGAAGAGCCAGATCCAGGCGCTCGATCGAGAGCAGCCGGTCCTGCCGATGATGCCAGGAGTACCCGAGCGGCGCACTCACAGTTACGTCCGTCACGGCACGACCTCGCTGTTCGCAGCGCTCGACATCGCTTCGGGGTTCGTGATCGGCAAATGCTACAAGCGTCATCGCGCCGCCGAGTTTCTGGACTTCCTTAAGCAGATCGACGCCCAGGTGCCGCCCGATCTCGATGTCCACATCATCATGGACAATTACGCGACCCACAAAACCGCGCTCGTCCGGGCCTGGCTCGCCCGCAGGCCGCACTATCATGTGCATTTCACGCCGACTTCGGCTTCGTGGATCAACCAGGTCGAGCGCTGGTTTGCCGAACTTACCCGCAAGCAACTGCGCCGCGGCGTCCATACCTCCACCAATCAGCTCGAGCAGGACATCCGTGCCTTCATCGAGCGCCACAACGAGAACCCGAAGCCCTACCGATGGACCAAGTCCGCCGACGAGATACTCGCCTCCGTAAAGCGCTTCTGCCAAGCCGCAGACCGTACGTTATGCGGCGAACTTTAGATTCAGGTGACTAGATTCGTGATCGAAGAACTCCCAGGCACCGCCGTCAACGGTTCGAGTCAGTTCGCGTTGGCCTGAACTGTGGCGCGCCGTCGGCGAACTAACGGCGCTGCGGCTTTCGCGGCGAGCGGTGCGTTCTCCCGCTCGTACAGGGCCATCAGATGTTCGACGCGGTGTCGATCCGACGCGAACGCCTCGCGGCGATACGCCTTGTCGACGGCTGCATCGAGTCGCCTGTGAGCCGACTTCAACTCCGGGGGCATGCCCAGCGGATCGTACAGGTGGGCAAGCGACGACGCTGGCTGCCAGCGCGCACGCTCATCGAGAACTGCAGTGGCGAGATTGGCGATGGTTGATGCCTGGTTGTCGTCGAGACGCGGCATGGGGAACGTGTTGTAGACGATGTCGATAGAGTAGCGCGGGTCGCTCTTCATCCGTCCGCCGATGAACTTGAGCCAAGCATTGTGCATGCGGGAGGTCAGCAGCCCGAACAGCACGGGGGTCGCATCCGGCACGATCCTCACGAGGCTGCTTGGCACGGTGGGAGGCTCGGCCCAGCCGATGGGGATGTATTCCCGGCGCTCGGAACTGGTCTCCGGCACAACGAGGAACGGCGTGGTCGGGCGAACGGTGACGTGGAAGCGGGTCGGGTACTGAGCCAGCTTCGCCCCGTCCGTGCTGCCTTCCTTGATACGCCGCTTGTTCTTACCTTCGATAAGACCGAGGCGGAAGTCGCGAACCTGGGAGATCACGTGTCGCACGTGCGGAAGCGATGCCAGCTCGTTGGGTGACAGGTTCTGGACCGAAAGCAGCCAACGCTCCTCGCCGTTGATGAACTCGTGACTGCCGATGAACGGCACGAACATGCCCTTCGAGGCAGGTTCGAGTTGCTCGAACCGGCGACGCTCCTCCGTCGTGAAGATGTAGAAGCCGCCACCCACCTGTATAGGCGCGTCCATTGACATGGAGAGCCCCGCGGCCGGGTCCGGTCGCGGGGCTCTCTGTCCACTAAAGGGCGGGATCAGGCAGGTAAGGGAATAGGTGGTGCGTTCGTCGTGTCGTCTTCGAGCGACGCCGCCATCACCATCAGCATCCTGTGCGTCAGCCTGTCGGCCGTGTCGCCCATCAGGAGTTCCGCCCAGTTCGCCCAGCGGTCGAGACGGAGCCCCAGCCATTCGTAAAAAGCATCGCGCTGTTCCTCGGTATTGAAGGTCAACGACCAGACCATCTGCATCATGGGAATGGCGCCGTTACCACGGCGGAATAGCACGACCGCCGGTCTGATGCCGATCTGCTTCCTGAAGAACGCGCGATCCCACTTCGCGGCCGCCTGCTCCAGTCGCGCCAGCCGTGCCTCGCGTTCCTCGGGCCCGAGCCCGAGTTCGCCCAGCTGTCGGATGGTCGCCACGCTGGGACGGGTGCTGCCGACGCTGGCGGGACGGGTAGCCGCCAGCATCTGGAGCACGGACATGCCGAATGCCATCGGCTTGTCGAAACCGCTCTTGCTGGCGCGGACGAACCCCTCGGCCCGCAGCCAGTGGACGTACCACCATGCGAAGTCGGTGTTGCCGCGGAACAGGTCGGTCGCCCGCTCCTGGTCGTGCAGGTCGCGACGCATCATGGCCGCGAGCACGGCATGCATCATCTCCAGGCGGGCGTCCGGCACTCGGCCATACTCCAGCTCGCCCTTGAGGTGCCCGACCCAGAAGGCTTCGCGGATGGTGGCCCATTCCATGCCGGTGTCGTCGTCGACGAACACCGGCGCAGCGTTGTGCCTCGGCTCGAGGCGGAGGTGGCTGCCCCAGGGCAGCTCATGATCATCGTTCCTCGGCATGGCGCTCAACCTCCCACCCGGCGGGGATCGTAGGCGGACACTGACGGCTGTTCCGACTGGACGGTTGTGTGGTCCACCCCATCTGCGATAGCCAGGAGCTGCGCTGCGAGACGGACGCATTCGCGGTAGACGAACGCCTCGTCGCGGTAGACCCGTTCGTTGACGCCGGCGGGCACGTCACGTCCCTGCAGGGGATTGCTGCCTCCCGGGATCACGTCACCGGCCTGGTCGCACGAGAAACCCAGCCACCACGCGTCATCGTGCTCCTTCCCTTCCTTGGTGAGTGGCCGCTGGGAATGAGAGGGGCGAGTGTCCACGTCTGTGACATGGCAGACGCTGGTCGATTCCGGCTCGTACTTCTGGCAGGCCGCCGCATAGTTGACTCCGCCGTGGGCACGGAGGTCGAGGCCGACGAGCGCGCCGGGCGTGACGCCGAACAGCGGATGGTCGGGACCTACGCCAACGAAACCCTCCCAGCACCCTGTCGAGCCCGAGCGCTTGATGATGCACCCGAGACCGCTCATGCGGTCAGTCCACGCGATCTTGTCCGCCTCGCCGTCCCACGGGCCACGGCTGCTGGGATGGACGGTGGGCACGTGAAACACGGCCTCGACCGGTACCAAGTCGGTGCCGCCATGCATGGGCCGGGTCACGTTGCGGGTGGGCTTGATGGCGGGCAGGTTCGTACCGCTGGTGTTCTTCTTCCTGGGCATGTTCGTATTCCTCATCGGCCCGGCATCGTTGCGCGGGCATGTCGTCGTTCTGGATGAATGGCGGTCCTGCCGCCTGGTCCGGGGCTCGGCGGCCCGCGTGCTCCTCCGAAGGCAAGGCGGTGGCGTCCGCCGACGGGAACGTGCCCGCCGACGTGGTAGGTGTCGGTCATGATGATGGTCTCCGGCGGGCGGCTCAGGCGTGGAGCAGCACCCACTCCTCGTTGAAGTCCTTGGCACCGCCATGCGGGAACAGTTCGCCGGTCTGGATTCCCTTGCGGCCGAGGGCCTCGCGCGCTGCCGCTACTGCCGCGCGGCCGGACTCGTCGGCGTCACCGCAGACCGTGACGTGCCAGATGCCGCGGGGCATCTCGACGTGCTGGAGGTTGGCGTCGCCGAATGCGGACCAGACGGTGGCGCCTGGAAACATCAGCCTGAGCGACAACGCGTCCTCGACCGCGCTCGCGAGCATGATCTTCGGCATGACGGGACCGAGACGCAGGGCTGTACCGCGCACGCGACCAAGGCTGAGCCTCGGCGAACCTCCACGCATCTTGCGACCCTCACGATCGAGGTAGGTACGCTGGATGCCGACGATCCTGCCGTCCGCGTCCTGGGCCCCAGCGATCATCGCCGAATGGCGCGGACCCGGGCTGCCGTCATCGTTCCAGTAGCGGGGGGTCCTCCCGAACCGAATGGTGCTCGGAACGGAGTACCCGATGGCCCTGCTCAGGAGGTAGGTTTCCGCCACCGTGCCGTCGACCGGCCCGGCCGTGCGCCACTCGTCGCGGGCGCGGGCGCGGTTGGCCGCCTTGGCGGCGGCGTCCGCCTTTCCGTCCGCGATCGTGACGGGCCGGGTCTCCGCCCCCGCCAGTGCCTTGCACGCTTCGGGAAAATCCACCTTCCTGAGGCGGGAGAACAGGTCGATGGTGTCGCCGTGCGCCGCACAGCCGTGGCAGAAGTACACGCCCTTGCTATCGTTCAGGAAGAAGCTGGCGGTGTTCTCGTCGTGGAAGGGGCAGAGACCCCTCATCTCGGTACCGACCTGGACGAGGTCAGTGGCTTCTGCCGCCACCTCGGCGATGGACACCTCCGCCTTCAGCTTCCCGGTGTCGATCGACCCGTCCGGTCTGACGTACCTGGCGGGCAGACCCGCGGTCCAAGCATTCGCTCTCATGTCATGATCCTTCTCGACTGCGCGTCATTCGCGACGCTCCCGGTGGATCGGCGGCCAAATTTCTTCGGCCATCCGCTTCCACCGTTCTTTCCTCGATCCACGGCAGCGCCGATCAGGCGTTGCCGGACTGCCCGGTTTGCGTTCCTCCGCGGGCTGGAACCGTGGTGGCGTCGATGATGACGACGCCGTTCGCGCTGCTGCCGACCGTCAACTTGCCCCGCGCCCTCTCTGGCGTGTCGTGTCCCGCAGGATGCTGCACCAGGTCTCGAGCGCCATGGCGGCGATCTCTGCCCTGACGCGGGGCGGCTGCACGCCGCGGTCGTACCGACCGAGCGCCGTTGCGGTCTCCGCCGGCGAACGGCCGGCGGCGCTGAGGGCCCGTTCGCCGGCGACCCTGATGCCGTGGAAGTTCCAGCCCTCTATCTCAATCGCGTCGGACACGGTGTCGGCGAGGTAATCCTGCAGCCGGTCCAGCCGGACGTATCTGGCCTCGAGGCGCTTCCCACGCCCGGCGGTTACCGCCTGACCTTTGCCCGACGCCGAGCCCGCCACTCGGAGAATGGTCGCCCTTGCGTCGCCGGGAAGAACGAGGATGCGGTTCCTGCCGCCCCGGGCCGGGATTTCGACGAACCCGGTTGCCCACTCGATCTTCTCGAGATCGATCGCGACGGCTTCCCACGGCAGGCACAGCGCCAGGATCGATACCTCCAGTACGGTGCCGTACGGCCCTCCGGCACTGCGGGCGGCGGCCAGCAGGCGCCTGACTGCCGTGATCGACGGCACGATTGGACTGCTTCCCGCCATCAGCCTGCTCGCCCCGGGCGGAACGGGGGCAACCCACTGCGACGGATGGGAGCGCGTGTCCCTCCGTCAATCAGCGCGAAGGGCGAGGGCGGCATCAGCCCGAGCCTGTACGACCACCAATCAGCTGCGGCGCGCTGATCGAAGAGCATCTGGGCTCGATCGATATCCGTGACGTGTCTGATGCCGAACCCCGCCTGCGCCATCGCGACATGATGGGCGATGCCATCGTCCGCCATGTTGGCGAACACGCTCTCGCGCAGCAGGCGGAATGACCACGCGAACGTGATCGGTTCCTCTTTGTCGGACGCTAGCAGCTCCCTGGCGTAGTCTTCCGTGTCCTTGTCGGCGGTGATGCCGCGCCCGAAACCGTCGTCCAGCAGCGGACCGTCATGACGATCGTAGAGCGCTGCAGCGATGGTCATCGCGGCATCGTGACCGAGCGCGACTTCGGCGATGAAGCCGGAGGGATCCTTGACGCGCAGCAGGCCCTGGTTCCTGTCGATCATCTCGATGGGGGCGCTGGCGATGGCGGCGGCGCTGCACGGGATCAGCGCCATGATCGCGGCCAGCTGGGCTGGCGGTTCTTGGCTGCGCGACGCGGTGCGCTGCAGCGCCGCGATTTGTTCGTTGTCGAGTAGGCACACGCGGGCGTGCGCCTCCTTGGAGACGTTCGGCATGTCCGGTCCTTTTTGATGGATCGGGGCGGACCGTGGTCCGCCCCCGCAGATCAGTTCGCGGCCCAGTGCTCGCTGGTGCTCGCCACGCGGTTCATCGCCTTGAAGCGGTTGAGGTCGCGGATGCTGTAACGGACCGAGCGTCCGATCTTATGATAGTGGCAGCCGCCACCATATACGCGTTGCTTGCGCAGCGTGCCCGGCTTCTGACCCAGGACGATGGCCGCCTCATGAGTGTCGACGAGGCGATCCTCGTCAAAGTAGTCGGCAACTTCCGACATGATGGTTCTCCGTCGCTGACCGACCGGAATTGATCGGCGACGAACCAGATATCGGCGTTCGAAAAGGAACGCGAAGCAGTCTGCGGACTAAATGACCCGAAACGCTGAAGATCCGTGGAGCTTCCGTGGAGCTTCCACCAAGGTTTGTTCAACCTGGACGTCGCTTTCCGAACCGGGCTCTCTTTCCGTCATCAGCGGCGATCGCGCGGGCTTTGGCTTCTTGGTAGCAGCGACCCAAAGCCCTTGCGCCGAAGACATCTTCTACCGCAGCTTCGAAGTCCTGGTTTTTGGCATTCTCGTAGTCGCCCGAGTCCATGAGGGAGATCAGGTAACGGGCGACCGCTTCCTTATCGATCTGACCACGATCGACTTGACGTTTGATGGTCCAAGGGGGGAGATCGTCCAAGGCAACGATTTGCACGTATGATCGACGTGCTGCTTCGATCAGCGCTCGATCCAGACCGATGCGCGAGACGAAGATGAGATGGTCGGGCTGGGCGTCTGCATCGAACGGCCGGGATAGGTTCAACGAGCAGGAAGCCAC encodes:
- a CDS encoding DUF5131 family protein, whose product is MLFSGGPTLRPGPEQNENHRASFVQYPAGRRAFEASDRLACCVATRHMPSFPQCSVEDVVADGSAIEWTDATWNPVTGCTKITSGCDNCYAARFSERFRGVPGHPFESGFDLTLRPERLRQPLSWRRPRMIFVNSMSDLFHKEVPVAFVNQVFDTMEQADWHVFQVLTKRSSLMRDYLQQRYADRSPPANVWLGVSVEAAAAKSRIEHLRQAPAAVRFLSIEPLIAQVGAMDLTGIHWVIAGGESGPGARPMHIDWAREVRNECSRQGVAFFFKQWGGLRPKTGGRELDGREWNEMPRRTAA
- a CDS encoding SMODS domain-containing nucleotidyltransferase; amino-acid sequence: MSIALTASSRRYLAALADELDISDTRYEQAEQSYMSLGRWLNRPDSTISHYDPVVYVQGSFGLGTVIKPLSDAEEYDVDSVCELKLLAKTQKTQQQLKTMLGVEIEAYRRSKGMLKPLHEGRRCWTLNYADGAQFHMDVVPALPNGTSARKLLEAYRLETRWTGTAIGITDNERHDYRHITEDWPRSNPKGYLEWFRSRIIVVLNERKRVLAKSLNASVEKIPDYKVRTPLQASIMILKRHRDIMFENDGINCCPISIIITTLAAHAYGGQEDVGDALLAILTGMEAYILRDRNGRALIPNPTDPMENFADKWAEHPERERAFFKWLRQAQADYARVAGLESGALITETLSPQMGTALAKRAETRFRGGSSSLLRGATAAAASSSPSFGSVPRIPSKPKGFA
- a CDS encoding ThiF family adenylyltransferase, whose translation is MIWWLSQPSRARSERLAIAELEERYGWLSGVKWEVREEARLAADFEIEHLGQAVAMTITFPSFFPDVPPQVRPREEIWLSGHQYGVGGELCLEYRPDNWEPTYTGAMMIESAHRLLIGETPSEGVVAEVDTAHRVTTAQEIRNAKYRFMLPAAARDGLNGLPLFAPVPFEMSERYEAGHWLAVPRRFGEEKAPLWSCDSDTPRNRRRMGFAFRLPDGFRDTIRSSYDFLEALGSVAGYEALAAILASSPEEAAFLIECGGDVHVMSLAPGDGKRPMYQYRLVNLPDAERRLANEYHRLAGASVAIVGCGSVGSKIGASLARAGVGRFVLVDGDILYPGNLVRNDLDWGSVGLNKPDAVSKRIRDIRPSTVVETRRVLLGGQESSAATDAALVAVGKCDVIIDATAEGQIFNLCGAVARNERKIMVWGEVFAGGIGGLVMRLRPDVDPVPHAARRQIMDWCTDHGRPPPQGDQVQYGLALNEGSSPLIADDADVGLVAGHMARYAIDSLLRPESVFPQSAYAIGFQRDWIFDGPFDTWPIELRPEGCWGPQKDDDLSGELAALAAELFPDAQTDRAA
- a CDS encoding Mov34/MPN/PAD-1 family protein — its product is MRLFLREEVRRGLHRAVSAAGRLEIGGVLMAEQIAPGSFHVVEFTTDGRTGSSAHFVRSVDNHRAALKDFFQRTASDFGRFNYLGEWHSHPNHQPVPSTEDVFSMESLVSGERDIPFAVLLIVQAGRRTLACTATLFERDGEPRPVAISDVPFTATGE
- a CDS encoding SAVED domain-containing protein, which translates into the protein MSKTSIPPRIAAALWARAGGRCEYRGCNEDLVGDLISNKRNALFGFIAHIVADSRDGPRGDPVLSPKLAKDIANLMLLCGKHHKIVDVDGVDEHPVDVLLAMKDAHETRIAINTGIAEEYGSHVLRFGATIGNHEALVSTQAIFAAMPPDRHPASSQTIDLEMLNQAFRDDEPEYWELQRRNLDRLFAEKVGGRIERQEIRHLSVFALAPQPLLIELGRLLNEIVPITVHNRHREPATWNWQRDRPPLEYIVSRPPKGACGKVALKLAVSATVNDDRLKSVLGEDAAIWSVTIATPGNDVVRRPEDLSAFRTTLRLLYDEVKARHGESAVINVFPALPASLAVETGRVWMPKADLPLLIHDQQRERGFIPTISIGAARHSSGRSQS
- a CDS encoding IS630 family transposase — its product is MANAGGRPTMPLVLEAEERDYLERQVRRRRVSRSMSERCRIILRCADGIQSKVVAAELGVHEHTVGKWRRRFLKDRVEGLMDEARPGRPRTIDDDQVAAVIERTLRSTPTDATHWSIRSMAGATGFSHTTIRRIWSAFGLQPHRSETFKLSSDPLFVEKVRDIVGLYLSPPNRALVLSVDEKSQIQALDREQPVLPMMPGVPERRTHSYVRHGTTSLFAALDIASGFVIGKCYKRHRAAEFLDFLKQIDAQVPPDLDVHIIMDNYATHKTALVRAWLARRPHYHVHFTPTSASWINQVERWFAELTRKQLRRGVHTSTNQLEQDIRAFIERHNENPKPYRWTKSADEILASVKRFCQAADRTLCGEL
- a CDS encoding type IIL restriction-modification enzyme MmeI, yielding MSMDAPIQVGGGFYIFTTEERRRFEQLEPASKGMFVPFIGSHEFINGEERWLLSVQNLSPNELASLPHVRHVISQVRDFRLGLIEGKNKRRIKEGSTDGAKLAQYPTRFHVTVRPTTPFLVVPETSSERREYIPIGWAEPPTVPSSLVRIVPDATPVLFGLLTSRMHNAWLKFIGGRMKSDPRYSIDIVYNTFPMPRLDDNQASTIANLATAVLDERARWQPASSLAHLYDPLGMPPELKSAHRRLDAAVDKAYRREAFASDRHRVEHLMALYERENAPLAAKAAAPLVRRRRATVQANAN